A single Phoenix dactylifera cultivar Barhee BC4 chromosome 1, palm_55x_up_171113_PBpolish2nd_filt_p, whole genome shotgun sequence DNA region contains:
- the LOC103713564 gene encoding E3 ubiquitin-protein ligase UPL5-like: protein MSSIGSGELYAAIARLRQRFDQHRKRKLDDYAPLSSPSAAAADSDSDEDQDSFPLLKMHKLGSSSSSCAAGDDHPSQLRPYPSSSSSSTLHFFVRLMSRNTVVIHARPDDTVDSVIDQLQSITGIPTSEQRLLYRGRQLQGEATLAACAVENDASLQLTGRLRSTKYPRAWQIADDLIASICSLDSIGNDRVHGTRTNVEGLIKRFLVLTCNIFESNREEAAAHLEVFTLSGAPSALVKLYLSPVHDNRLVATNAIKIFLHPNPDFLPEDIHVQCAPIVLKFCKILSGTVGKKDPQYTQCRSALASLLEAAGGARYLTHMKPLDIILDLLGFISELTKLVLSELSGFMLNEQPGLDDLSNFLAAMRWAIQDWMGMEGPIARHLYNSKHPEYEDWIGSLHHLFIELLKMVDQGLKRVEDCINQEGLEKCESFLTMWPDIVAVLSIANVFAKMFEDAQQLLHALLLVRRVPVNFLLKHAKRSDKLRWFLKYKDVTDFEARRNLVLMLLPEWKDEDDLHEMLIDRSQLLAESFEYINQADPMALHGGLFLEFKNEEATGPGVLREWFCLLCQAIFNPQNVLFLPCPNDRRRFFPNPASAVDPLHLKYFSFTGRVIALALMHKVQVGIVFDRVFFLQLAGKSVTLEDIKNADPCLYISCKQILDMDADLINSDALGLTFVREINELGSQRTIELCPMGKDIVVNSKNRDEYVNLLIQHHFVTSISEQVTHFAQGFADILSNSKHHKFFFQSLDLQDFDRLIGGSDSVINVKEWKAHTEYNGYKAKDRQICWFWKIVEEMSEEQRRILLFFWTSVKYLPIDGFRGLGSKLYIYRSLTSQDSLPTSHTCFFRLCLPAYKSKSSMQDPLRLITQEHVSCGFGFW, encoded by the exons ATGTCCTCCATCGGCTCCGGCGAGCTCTACGCCGCCATCGCCCGCCTCCGCCAGCGCTTCGACCAGCACCGCAAGCGCAAGCTGGACGACTAtgctcccctctcctccccttccgccgccgccgcggaCTCCGACTCCGACGAAGACCAGGATTCCTTCCCCCTACTAAAGATGCACAAGCtcggctcctcctcctcatcctgCGCCGCCGGAGACGATCATCCCTCTCAGCTTAGGCCTtacccttcctcttcctcctcctcgacCCTTCATTTCTTCGTTCGGTTGATGTCCCGGAACACGGTCGTGATCCACGCCCGCCCGGACGACACTGTCGACTCCGTGATCGACCAGCTCCAATCCATCACCGGCATCCCCACCTCGGAGCAGCGTCTTCTGTACCGCGGCCGCCAGCTCCAGGGCGAGGCCACCCTCGCCGCCTGCGCCGTCGAGAACGATGCCAGCCTCCAGCTCACCGGCCGCCTCCGCAGCACCAAGTACCCCAGGGCCTGGCAGATCGCTGACGACCTCATCGCCTCCATCTGCTCTCTCGACTCCATCGGCAACGACCGCGTCCACGGCACCAGGACCAACGTCGAGGGCCTCATCAAGCGCTTCCTCGTCCTCACCTGCAACATCTTCGAATCCAACcgcgaggaggcggccgcccacctcGAGGTTTTCACCTTGTCCGGCGCCCCCTCCGCGCTCGTCAAGCTTTACCTCTCTCCGGTCCACGACAACCGCCTCGTCGCCACCAACGCCATCAAGATCTTCCTCCATCCCAACCCCGACTTCCTCCCGGAGGACATCCATGTGCAGTGCGCCCCGATCGTTCTCAAGTTCTGCAAGATCCTCTCCGGAACGGTCGGCAAGAAGGACCCGCAGTACACCCAGTGCCGAAGCGCGCTGGCCTCGCTTCTGGAGGCAGCAGGGGGCGCGAGGTACTTGACCCATATGAAGCCCCTCGATATAATCCTCGATCTGCTTGGTTTCATCAGCGAGCTCACTAAGTTGGTTCTCTCGGAGCTGTCGGGTTTCATGCTCAACGAGCAGCCTGGTCTCGACGATCTCTCCAATTTCCTAGCTGCCATGCGCTGGGCGATCCAGGACTGGATGGGCATGGAAGGGCCGATTGCGAGGCATTTGTATAACAGCAAGCACCCGGAGTACGAGGATTGGATTGGTTCGCTGCATCATCTGTTCATAGAGCTCCTGAAGATGGTCGACCAGGGCCTGAAGAGGGTGGAGGACTGTATAAACCAGGAAGGGCTGGAGAAGTGCGAGTCCTTTCTGACCATGTGGCCCGACATCGTCGCTGTTCTGTCCATAGCAAATGTCTTTGCCAAGATGTTTGAGGATGCCCAGCAATTGCTCCATGCGCTTCTTTTGGTGCGGCGAGTTCCAGTGAACTTTCTGCTTAAACATGCTAAGAGGAGCGATAAGCTTCGCTGGTTTCTCAAGTATAAGGATGTGACTGATTTTGAGGCGAGGAGGAATTTGGTGCTGATGCTGCTCCCTGAATGGAAGGATGAGGACGATCTGCATGAAATGCTTATTGACAGGTCGCAGTTGCTGGCTGAATCTTTCGAGTACATCAACCAAGCAGATCCCATGGCACTGCATGGCGGGCTTTTCCTGGAATTCAAGAACGAGGAGGCTACAGGCCCTGGTGTTCTGAGAGAGTGGTTTTGTTTATTATGCCAAGCAATTTTCAATCCACAGAATGTCCTATTCTTGCCATGCCCCAATGATCGTCGACGATTCTTTCCAAATCCTG CATCTGCTGTGGATCCTTTGCACCTCAAATATTTCAGCTTCACTGGACGGGTGATTGCATTAGCCTTGATGCATAAAGTGCAAGTAGGCATTGTGTTTGATCGTGTATTTTTCTTACAACTAGCTGGGAAATCAGTTACCCTTGAAGATATAAAGAATGCAGACCCATGCTTGTATATTAGTTGTAAACAGATTCTAGATATGGATGCTGACCTTATCAATTCAGATGCTTTGGGGTTAACATTTGTCAGAGAAATCAATGAACTTGGTTCTCAAAGGACTATTGAACTCTGTCCTATGGGAAAGGATATTGTTGTAAATAGCAAGAATAGAGATGAGTATGTCAACCTCCTGATTCAACATCATTTTGTTACATCTATCTCTGAACAAGTAACTCATTTTGCTCAAGGTTTTGCTGATATCCTTTCCAATTCAAAGCACCATAAGTTTTTCTTTCAAAGTTTGGACCTCCAAGATTTTGATCGATTGATAGGCGGAAGTGATAGCGTCATTAATGTGAAGGAATGGAAAGCACATACCGAGTATAATGGCTACAAGGCAAAAGATCGTCAGATTTGTTGGTTCTGGAAG ATTGTTGAAGAGATGTCTGAGGAGCAGCGGAGGATACTTCTTTTCTTCTGGACATCAGTGAAATACTTGCCTATTGATGGTTTTCGTGGCTTGGGTTCTAAACTGTATATTTATAGGTCTTTGACTTCCCAAGACTCTCTTCCCACGTCGCACACATGCTTCTTCCGCCTGTGCCTCCCTGCATATAAATCCAAATCCAGCATGCAAGACCCGCTCCGGCTGATTACTCAAGAACATGTGAGCTGTGGGTTTGGTTTCTGGTAG